AACCAATCCAGTGAGATAGTGATTGAAAGCTCTACTTGGCAACAGCAGCGCAATAAGCCTTTCGCAATGTCTGAATTAAACTGGCAAGGTCACTTTGCTCACACGAGTCGCAACAGTGCTGCATTTTTAGAAGCGCTTGAACAAGGGCTCACGTGGCAAGTTAATATTGACCCAAACAGCAACGTCAAATATCAGGTGAAATCTACCCCTGTAGCGACCCGTGGGGTCGTGAAACAATTTCGTTTATGCAAACAAGATTTATTGCCAAAGCCCTTTTCCTATGTACGTCGCGTTGACTTACATTTTCACAGTAACTCTAGTCGTTTAGAAAATCATTTCGAACCTGACCTTGTGGCAATTGCGCGCTACATTGAAGCCGATGCCAATATCACAGAAGTGTTGATAGATGGACATGCTGATGCAACTGGCGAACGCTTGGTCAATTTACAGCTGAGTAAAGAACGTGCTTTCGAGATCCAATCAAGATTAGTTGAGCTAGGCGTGCCGGCAAACATGATTCAAGTCAGAAACCATGGTTCACGAAATCCTATTGCCAGTAATAACAACGCTCAAGGTCGTGAATTAAATCGTCGCGTAATGGTGAGATTAGTGAAAGGCAATACGCTCGCTGCAGTTCAGCCATATAAGGCAGTTAGATGAAGCAGCAATATTCAATTCAATTAGTTGATACCCAGATATCTGAAGCGGGTGCCACATTGCTGTTAAAACATGGGTTTCAACTTTGGAATACACCGCAAACTCAGCCTTGGCTTAATTTGGTTAACTTATCAGATTGTGAGCCTGAACAAGTCGCTCAACGATTAGCCATGTATCCAAGCAATAATCAAATTGCCTTGCTAGATCCTGAACAAACTGAACTCGCTGGGATTGCCATGCAGTCAGGTGTGCAAGATTATTTATTATTACCTATTGATAATCTGCAGCTTATTTCTTTACTGAATCGCCTCAAAACCTTAGATAAAACAGATTCTGAGATTATTGCTTCATCTGCGGTGAGTCGCCAATTATTGATGCTAGCTCAACGCGCTGCAGTCACTAATGCCACCGTATTGCTAACTGGCGAGAGTGGTACAGGTAAAGAGCCGCTAGCTCGATATATTCATCGTCACTCGAGCCGCGCTGATGCACCGTTTATTTCAATCAATTGCGCCGCAATCCCAGAAAGCATTTTAGAGTCGATTTTGTTTGGCCATGTTAAAGGCGCTTTTACTGGTGCAGTCAACGATCAACCAGGCAAATTCGAACAAGCTAACGGCGGCACCCTATTACTCGATGAAATAGGCGAAATGCCAATACTACTGCAAGCAAAATTACTACGCGTACTACAAGAGAGAGAAGTGGAACGTTTAGGTAGCCATAAATCTATTTCTTTAGATATTCGCGTGATTGCGTCAACCAATAAAGATTTGCGACTGGCGGTAGATAACGGAGAGTTTAGACAAGATCTATTCTATCGCCTTGATGTGTTGCCATTAAAAATCACCCCATTACGCCAGCGCCGCGAAGATATATTGCCCATTGCTGAACATTTCTTAGCGATTTACCACAATAACAACACCGAGCAGACCTGTTATTTCAGCGATCAAGCGCGAAACTTACTACTGAGCCATGATTGGAGCGGTAATGTCAGAGAATTAGAAAACACGATTCAACGTGCTTTAGTCATGCGCCGCGGCCAAGCAATACAAGTTGCCGAGCTTGGTATTGAACAAGCACAATCGCCCCAATTAGCTACCCAAGAATCGGGACTTAAAGGCTCAAAACGTCAAGCTGAGTTCCAATATATTCTCGATACCTTAAAGCGCTTTAACGGCCAACGAAATCTCACCGCAGATTCCTTAGGCATGACGACCCGAGCGCTGCGCTACAAGCTGGCTCAAATGCGAGAACAAGGCATTGATATTGAACTTGCTCTTGGAAAAGTGGCTTAAATAACCCTCTTACTCTTAGTATCTTAGAAATAGATAGGAAAATAGATGTCTAATGCAACTATGGTGAATACACCTATGGTGAACGTTCAATCTATGATGGATCAGATGAATGTGCATTCAGAAATGGCCAAGGGGGCTATCAAAGTCGCTGCAAACCCGCGGGACTTTGGCACACAAACACCCTCTTTTACAGAATTAATGGAACAAAAAGTCGCAGCCGTAAACACCGACCAAAATACATCCTCCGCATTAATGCGCGCCGTAGATAGTGGCGAAAGTGATGATCTAGTTGGCGCTATGGTTGCTTCTCAAAAAGCCAGCTTATCTTTTTCAACCATGATCCAAATTCGTAACCGCTTAGTGCAAGCCTTTGATGAAGTGATGAAAATGCCTATTTAAATGTAGAGTCTTAACGAGCTCAAAAACGATAAATCCCTATAGATAAATAAGCATCTCAGCCCAAGGATATTAGAAACAATGCCTACAACTCTTACTCAACCAAACCAACCCGTTACTGATGTTGGTGAGAAAGCATCGCCATTTAAGACGATAAAAGAGAAATGGACTAGCTTTAACCAAGGTGACAAACAAGTCGCTGTATTAGCTATTTTTGCCATTGTAGTGGCTTGTGTCATCGTATTAATGCTATGGACAGCCAGTCAAGGTTATCGCCCGCTATATGGCAGCCAAGAAAAAGTTGAGACGGCGCAAATTATTGAAGTGCTTGAAACTGAAGGAATTAGCTATCGCCTTGATACCAATTCTGGTTTAGTACTCGTACCTGAAGATAGATTGGGTAAAGCAAGAATGATCTTGGCAGCTCGTGGCGTTAAAGCTCAAATGCCTATGGGGATGGAGTCGCTTGGGGACTCAGGCATAGGCACGAGCCAATTTATGGAGCAAGCTAAATATCGCTATAGTTTAGAGGGCGAGTTATCTCGCACTATTATGGCTTTACGCGCAGTGAGAACAGCGCGAGTACATCTTGCTATCCCTAAAAAGACCTTATTTATTCGTCAGCAACCTGAGTTGCCTTCAGCTTCAGTCATGCTAGACCTTTATGCGGGCAGCAATATTCAATCTGAACAAGTGGAATCGATTGTAAATTTAGTGGCAGGTAGCGTCACAGGCATGACAGCTGAGCAAGTGCAAGTCGTTGACCAGCAAGGTAATCATTTAAGTTCAGCATTAACGCTCAACAATGACATCACCCAAGCCCGTGACCGTCAGCTTAAATATACTCACGAGCTTGAACAAAACTTAATCAACCGCGCATCTAGCATGTTAATGCCTATTTTGGGTCAAGAAAATTTCCAAGTACAAGTTGCAGCCCAAGTTAACTTTAACCAAGTTGAAGAAACAAACGAGTCTTTAGATCCACAATCTGTGATGCGTACTGAGCAGCAAAGCTCTAATGAAGTTAACGGTGATATGGCCATGGGTATTCCTGGTGCGTTAGCTAACCAGCCGCCAGCCCCTGCTGTTGAAGGTGAAGACAATAACCAACGTCGTAATTTAACCCAGCAAACCAATCGTAATTTCGACGTTGGTCGCACCGTCACCCATACTCGTTTCCAGCAAATGCAGTTAGAGAATATTTCGGTTTCTGTACTGCTTAACAACCAAGCCGCTGGCGAAAATGGCTGGACTCAAGCACAACTAGACTCGATGAGTTCTATGGTGCAAGACGCTATTGGCTTTGCGGCAGTTCGTGGCGATCAATTCAGTATCAATAGCTTTGACTTTGCTCCAGTAAGAATCGCTGAATTCCAGCCAATGCCTTGGTGGCAAACTGAAGGGTATGAATCTTATCTTCGCTACTTTATCGGACTATTGCTCGGTATCGGATTAATCTTCTTTGTCTTGCGTCCGCTAGTACGTCACTTAACCAAGACCGTTGATTTAAGTGCGCTTAAAGACGTGGAAGAAGAAAAAGAAAATTACCAATATCAAGAAACCAGTAACGCGAAATTGGCCAGCAGCAGTGATGACGCTCAATCCCTTGCAGATGAACTGATGGGTCTAGGTCAACCGCAAGCAGATGATGACTTAATGAGTATTGGGTTACCTGAAACCAGCTCTCCACTGAAAGTGAAAATGGAACACCTTAGCGTGCTAGCAGAAAAAGAACCGGCACGCGTTGCTGAAGTCATCGCTCACTGGATCAGCGATAAAGACGCTAAACAACAGTAATTGCTGAACAGGAATAAATACAATGATGAATGAACTTGATATCAACTTAGATAACCTAGATCAAGCTGCCATGATCCTGCTCAGTATGGGTGAAAAAGGCGCTGCACAGGTGATGGCACATTTAGACCGCAATGATGTGCAGCATCTCAGTCATAAGATGGCAAGGCTATCGAGCATTACCCAAAACGAAGCTGACTTTGTTATTGGACGCTTTTTTAAACGCTACCAAGAGCAATCAGGTATCGCCAGAGCTTCGCGTTCATACTTACAAAAAACGTTAGATTTAGCCTTAGGCGATCGCGTGGCTAAAAGTTTAATCG
This window of the Shewanella goraebulensis genome carries:
- the fliF gene encoding flagellar basal-body MS-ring/collar protein FliF: MPTTLTQPNQPVTDVGEKASPFKTIKEKWTSFNQGDKQVAVLAIFAIVVACVIVLMLWTASQGYRPLYGSQEKVETAQIIEVLETEGISYRLDTNSGLVLVPEDRLGKARMILAARGVKAQMPMGMESLGDSGIGTSQFMEQAKYRYSLEGELSRTIMALRAVRTARVHLAIPKKTLFIRQQPELPSASVMLDLYAGSNIQSEQVESIVNLVAGSVTGMTAEQVQVVDQQGNHLSSALTLNNDITQARDRQLKYTHELEQNLINRASSMLMPILGQENFQVQVAAQVNFNQVEETNESLDPQSVMRTEQQSSNEVNGDMAMGIPGALANQPPAPAVEGEDNNQRRNLTQQTNRNFDVGRTVTHTRFQQMQLENISVSVLLNNQAAGENGWTQAQLDSMSSMVQDAIGFAAVRGDQFSINSFDFAPVRIAEFQPMPWWQTEGYESYLRYFIGLLLGIGLIFFVLRPLVRHLTKTVDLSALKDVEEEKENYQYQETSNAKLASSSDDAQSLADELMGLGQPQADDDLMSIGLPETSSPLKVKMEHLSVLAEKEPARVAEVIAHWISDKDAKQQ
- a CDS encoding sigma-54 interaction domain-containing protein → MKQQYSIQLVDTQISEAGATLLLKHGFQLWNTPQTQPWLNLVNLSDCEPEQVAQRLAMYPSNNQIALLDPEQTELAGIAMQSGVQDYLLLPIDNLQLISLLNRLKTLDKTDSEIIASSAVSRQLLMLAQRAAVTNATVLLTGESGTGKEPLARYIHRHSSRADAPFISINCAAIPESILESILFGHVKGAFTGAVNDQPGKFEQANGGTLLLDEIGEMPILLQAKLLRVLQEREVERLGSHKSISLDIRVIASTNKDLRLAVDNGEFRQDLFYRLDVLPLKITPLRQRREDILPIAEHFLAIYHNNNTEQTCYFSDQARNLLLSHDWSGNVRELENTIQRALVMRRGQAIQVAELGIEQAQSPQLATQESGLKGSKRQAEFQYILDTLKRFNGQRNLTADSLGMTTRALRYKLAQMREQGIDIELALGKVA
- a CDS encoding MotY family protein, encoding MEKSSWEFSGNIFQCDISHDVEGFGKFKLTATPGEELIISLQADWLKLQNQSSEIVIESSTWQQQRNKPFAMSELNWQGHFAHTSRNSAAFLEALEQGLTWQVNIDPNSNVKYQVKSTPVATRGVVKQFRLCKQDLLPKPFSYVRRVDLHFHSNSSRLENHFEPDLVAIARYIEADANITEVLIDGHADATGERLVNLQLSKERAFEIQSRLVELGVPANMIQVRNHGSRNPIASNNNAQGRELNRRVMVRLVKGNTLAAVQPYKAVR
- the fliE gene encoding flagellar hook-basal body complex protein FliE; this translates as MVNTPMVNVQSMMDQMNVHSEMAKGAIKVAANPRDFGTQTPSFTELMEQKVAAVNTDQNTSSALMRAVDSGESDDLVGAMVASQKASLSFSTMIQIRNRLVQAFDEVMKMPI